A genomic stretch from Natronomonas gomsonensis includes:
- a CDS encoding alpha/beta hydrolase family protein, with protein sequence MRGQFTRRTLLAATAGLTTTALGGGKAAALPELDSLDSDPEWLRREFRNYAKTQEAPAEQTSDPDFMRRWQRRSTENAASYAERVAAEPGWRSHANLCATWGEQCTGDPALYRDIDARNFYGTVGERRRVAFYDREGARLSGHVWTPVEAEADEARPGIVITNGSVQAPEPLYWWAAQSLVAAGYVVLTYDPRGQGRSDSLTPSGEPGGNANGEVFVTNQIDAIDFFHSTPEEPYAPNAAYDRDDDAPVVEYNPVFDRLDHSRLGIAGHSAGAIGASIVQGLEPWPTSGDNPVDAVVAWDNLGDSDSVAGDGPESEATDAARFFETVPEGSVEPRVPAMGQSGDYFLTPTPHERPPDPDGKSGGFERFREAGVPAYQLVVRGGTHYEWSLLPTFPATSWEFGNALADHYTVAWFDRWLKESDESGYHDADSRLLADGEWGNHLSFHYRSKRAFPGRNQQYHSCEDIRADCDTPTPPGRR encoded by the coding sequence ATGCGCGGGCAGTTCACACGGCGGACCCTGTTGGCCGCCACGGCGGGACTCACGACGACCGCCTTGGGGGGCGGGAAAGCGGCGGCGCTCCCGGAACTGGATTCGCTGGATTCCGACCCCGAGTGGTTGCGTCGGGAGTTTCGCAACTACGCGAAGACACAGGAGGCACCCGCAGAGCAGACCTCCGACCCGGATTTCATGCGGCGCTGGCAGCGGCGAAGCACCGAAAACGCCGCGAGTTACGCCGAACGCGTCGCCGCCGAACCCGGCTGGCGGAGCCACGCGAACCTCTGTGCGACGTGGGGCGAACAGTGCACCGGCGACCCCGCGCTGTACCGCGACATCGACGCTCGGAACTTCTACGGCACCGTCGGTGAACGTCGCCGTGTCGCCTTCTACGACCGCGAGGGCGCTCGGCTCTCCGGCCACGTCTGGACGCCCGTCGAAGCGGAGGCCGACGAGGCCCGCCCTGGCATCGTCATCACGAACGGGTCGGTACAGGCGCCCGAACCGCTGTACTGGTGGGCCGCCCAGTCGCTCGTCGCGGCGGGCTACGTCGTGTTGACCTACGACCCCCGCGGACAGGGTCGTTCGGACAGTCTCACGCCCTCGGGCGAACCCGGCGGCAACGCCAACGGTGAGGTGTTCGTGACGAACCAAATCGACGCTATCGACTTCTTCCACTCGACGCCCGAGGAGCCGTACGCGCCGAACGCCGCCTACGACCGCGACGACGACGCACCGGTCGTCGAGTACAATCCCGTCTTCGACCGGCTGGACCACTCTCGGCTCGGTATCGCCGGCCACTCTGCCGGCGCCATTGGCGCGAGCATCGTACAGGGACTGGAGCCGTGGCCGACCAGCGGCGACAACCCCGTCGATGCGGTCGTCGCCTGGGACAACCTCGGCGACAGCGACAGCGTGGCTGGCGACGGACCCGAAAGCGAGGCCACCGACGCCGCACGCTTCTTCGAGACGGTCCCGGAGGGTAGCGTCGAGCCTCGTGTCCCCGCGATGGGGCAATCCGGCGACTACTTCCTGACGCCGACGCCCCACGAGCGACCGCCCGACCCCGACGGGAAATCGGGTGGATTCGAGCGGTTCCGGGAGGCCGGCGTCCCCGCGTATCAACTCGTCGTCCGGGGCGGGACCCACTACGAGTGGTCGCTACTGCCGACGTTTCCCGCAACCTCCTGGGAGTTCGGCAACGCCCTCGCCGACCACTACACCGTCGCGTGGTTCGACCGGTGGCTGAAAGAGTCGGACGAGTCGGGGTACCACGACGCCGATTCGCGGCTGTTGGCCGACGGGGAGTGGGGGAATCATCTCAGTTTCCACTACCGCTCGAAGCGGGCCTTCCCCGGCCGAAATCAGCAGTATCATTCCTGTGAGGACATTCGGGCGGACTGTGACACCCCGACGCCGCCGGGACGACGGTAA
- a CDS encoding hydantoinase B/oxoprolinase family protein, producing the protein MSIENDKVGEEKLAVTEKLTNGGEIGWDGQSLQSMLAETERLTEETGHYRGLEDLELKEENRFEYERLYSRLRGALVSARETALHVSASPIVREIGELCFQIYTPEGDSIAVSTGIIVHVHTGSLAIKWMIEEDYEHDRGIEPGDVFCNNDNDLGNVHTTDVHTIVPIFHDGELVAWADGVTHEADIGGASQGHTSIVHTSRFEDGIYATCEKIGEGDELYQDWKTRGERSTRTPMYWDLDEKCRLAGCHMIREAVHEIIDDVGAETFKQFTREAVEEGRRTMESRVQERLFPGTYRNSSFVGLPLAEEGWKPEQQKDSLHHLPVEMDINADGTMSLDMEGTSSQGKHSFNAAEGSMTGGLWVSLTQCLLHDGKVNDGSHYALETNFPEGSLTNPDDPQLSFHAPWGTIMPAFQSVWQNVSQAFFSRGFREEVVTGYSETTDTVQGGGTLMESMAQMIPDEVGDYFPVSPFDLSCQGLGASAVRDGLDHGYAMWNPEADMGDVEEWEMVQWGTQYLSRQMKTDSAGHGKYRGGSGWEGVMTVMGTEDCTLYKASIPDVAFSTAGMAGGYPGSTKYAVRAHDTDLADRAREGEPYPTGDTPPGSFEEHIDGDIERTHRGNYFPKEFDNHDVMHFQMGGGPGWGDPLERPLEKVVADVEEEIYSPETVEKVYGVVGEFDEKNRVFEIDQEATDAAREKIRERRAEESVPFEEFFEAERERVQDGDVSDPVAEMYVDAFDISEEFDAEFDEFWDIDRSGF; encoded by the coding sequence ATGAGCATCGAGAACGACAAAGTCGGCGAGGAGAAACTCGCCGTCACGGAGAAGCTGACCAACGGGGGCGAAATCGGCTGGGACGGGCAATCGTTGCAGTCGATGCTCGCAGAGACCGAGCGGTTAACCGAGGAGACCGGCCACTACCGAGGGTTGGAGGACCTCGAATTGAAAGAGGAGAACCGCTTCGAGTACGAGCGGCTCTACTCCCGGCTCCGTGGGGCGTTGGTCTCTGCCCGGGAGACCGCACTCCACGTCTCGGCGTCGCCCATCGTCCGGGAAATCGGCGAACTGTGCTTCCAGATTTACACCCCGGAGGGCGACTCCATCGCCGTCTCGACGGGCATCATCGTCCACGTCCACACCGGCTCGCTGGCCATCAAGTGGATGATAGAGGAGGACTACGAACACGACCGCGGCATCGAACCCGGCGACGTGTTCTGCAACAACGACAACGACCTCGGCAACGTCCACACGACGGACGTCCACACCATCGTCCCCATCTTCCACGACGGGGAGTTGGTGGCGTGGGCCGACGGCGTCACCCACGAGGCCGACATCGGCGGCGCCTCACAGGGCCACACCTCCATCGTCCACACCTCCCGCTTCGAGGACGGCATCTACGCGACGTGTGAGAAAATCGGCGAGGGCGACGAACTGTATCAGGACTGGAAGACCCGCGGCGAGCGGTCGACCCGGACGCCGATGTACTGGGACCTAGACGAGAAGTGCCGTCTCGCCGGCTGTCACATGATTCGAGAGGCCGTCCACGAGATTATCGACGACGTGGGCGCCGAGACGTTCAAGCAGTTCACCCGAGAGGCCGTCGAGGAGGGCCGCCGGACGATGGAGTCCCGCGTCCAGGAGCGACTGTTCCCCGGCACCTACCGGAACAGTTCATTCGTCGGCCTGCCGCTGGCCGAGGAGGGCTGGAAGCCCGAACAGCAGAAAGACAGCCTCCATCACCTCCCCGTCGAGATGGACATCAACGCCGACGGCACGATGTCGCTGGACATGGAGGGGACCTCCTCGCAGGGGAAACACTCCTTCAACGCCGCCGAGGGGTCGATGACCGGCGGGCTGTGGGTGTCGCTCACCCAGTGTCTGCTCCACGACGGAAAAGTCAACGACGGCTCTCACTACGCCTTGGAGACGAACTTCCCGGAGGGGAGCCTGACGAACCCCGACGACCCACAGTTGTCGTTTCACGCGCCGTGGGGGACCATCATGCCGGCGTTCCAGTCGGTGTGGCAGAACGTCTCGCAGGCGTTTTTCTCCCGCGGCTTCCGCGAGGAGGTCGTCACCGGCTACTCCGAGACCACCGACACCGTTCAGGGCGGCGGGACGCTGATGGAGAGCATGGCCCAGATGATTCCCGACGAAGTGGGCGATTACTTCCCCGTCAGCCCCTTCGACCTCTCCTGTCAGGGGTTGGGGGCGTCGGCCGTCCGGGACGGCCTCGACCACGGCTATGCGATGTGGAACCCCGAGGCCGACATGGGCGACGTAGAGGAGTGGGAGATGGTCCAGTGGGGGACCCAGTACCTCTCCCGACAGATGAAGACCGATTCGGCGGGCCACGGGAAGTACCGCGGTGGCTCCGGGTGGGAGGGCGTCATGACCGTGATGGGTACCGAGGACTGCACGCTGTATAAGGCCTCCATCCCCGACGTGGCGTTCTCGACGGCGGGGATGGCCGGCGGCTACCCCGGGTCGACGAAGTACGCCGTCCGCGCCCACGACACCGACCTCGCCGACCGGGCCAGGGAGGGCGAACCGTATCCGACCGGCGACACCCCACCCGGCAGTTTCGAAGAACACATCGACGGCGACATCGAGCGCACCCACCGTGGGAACTACTTCCCCAAGGAGTTCGACAACCACGACGTGATGCACTTCCAGATGGGCGGCGGCCCCGGGTGGGGCGACCCACTGGAGCGCCCACTGGAGAAAGTCGTCGCCGACGTAGAGGAGGAAATCTACTCGCCGGAGACCGTCGAGAAAGTGTACGGCGTCGTCGGCGAGTTCGACGAGAAGAACCGCGTCTTCGAGATAGACCAGGAGGCGACCGACGCCGCCCGCGAGAAGATTCGAGAGCGGCGCGCCGAGGAGAGCGTCCCCTTCGAGGAGTTCTTCGAAGCAGAGCGCGAGCGCGTTCAGGACGGCGACGTCTCCGACCCCGTCGCCGAGATGTACGTCGACGCCTTCGACATCTCCGAGGAGTTCGACGCGGAGTTCGACGAGTTCTGGGACATCGACAGGAGTGGATTCTGA
- a CDS encoding hydantoinase/oxoprolinase family protein, giving the protein MSADDDHNRPRLLAMDTGGTMTDTFVVDDEANYTVGKAQTTPDDESVCTTNSFADAVDNWGLDPTDGAGELEGIVYSGTAMLNRLLEREGSGNIGVITNGGMEDQLRFGRGIQSWADRSYAGRLHAREHEHPEPLVPRENIRGVRGRMNMTGLPTLPLYEDEAYDAIHDLLDRGVRVICVCLVYSYLNDNHEQKIKEIAEEVMEKRGESVPIWLSSEQKPIRGELPRLNTLVIEAYAAEPSREQLRQVDDGFTELGSESPVRVLTSSGGTVAPEHDWLVDTMLSGPIGGIFGGEFLAEELDIDNLVCSDVGGTSFDVGLITEGHYPTRWDQSLAQFMVNIPMTAMDTIGSGTGSYVRVDRTSERIEVGPDSAGYKVGYSNMDSDVDTVTVTDCTLALGYLNPDSFLGGDIPMDREVAIDAIDDQIASPLDEDPIETARGVLDIVERDMSNELRGLILGLGYSPENYTLMSYGGGGPLHAAGYSRGLEFEDILIPQWAAAFSAFGCACADSAYRYDQSVDEILQPDFSNASSVAYSINDTLETLRKRAETAFDRDGVDPETVEFQPSLRIQYLGMLDDLEVDIGEVWDDEEGIDSEGVEDVIDRYEAKFDQVFQRAAKSPENGYQITMAIGVGVGPSAKPTIPHEELRGETPPEDAHKGTRDIYWDDAWHAADLWQMRDIQPGNRIEGPSVIEAPATTILVPPGYEAPLDENRIYHLQEQ; this is encoded by the coding sequence GTGAGCGCCGACGACGACCACAACCGTCCGCGTCTACTCGCGATGGACACCGGCGGGACGATGACCGACACCTTCGTCGTCGACGACGAGGCGAACTACACCGTCGGAAAGGCACAGACGACGCCCGACGACGAGTCGGTGTGTACGACGAACTCCTTCGCCGACGCCGTCGACAACTGGGGCCTCGACCCTACCGATGGTGCCGGCGAACTGGAGGGCATCGTCTACTCCGGGACGGCGATGTTGAACCGCCTGCTCGAACGAGAGGGGTCGGGAAACATCGGCGTCATCACCAACGGCGGCATGGAGGACCAACTCCGGTTCGGCCGCGGCATCCAGTCGTGGGCGGACCGCTCGTATGCGGGTCGCCTCCATGCCCGCGAACACGAACACCCCGAACCGCTCGTCCCGCGGGAGAACATCCGCGGCGTCCGCGGCCGGATGAACATGACCGGGCTACCGACGCTGCCGCTGTACGAAGACGAGGCCTACGACGCGATTCACGACCTGCTCGACCGCGGCGTTCGGGTCATCTGCGTCTGCCTCGTCTACTCGTATCTCAACGACAACCACGAGCAGAAAATCAAGGAAATCGCCGAAGAGGTGATGGAAAAGCGCGGCGAGTCGGTCCCCATCTGGCTGTCCTCCGAACAGAAGCCGATTCGCGGGGAGTTGCCGCGACTGAACACTTTGGTCATCGAGGCCTACGCCGCCGAACCCTCCCGCGAACAACTCCGGCAGGTCGACGACGGCTTCACCGAGTTGGGCTCGGAATCACCCGTCCGGGTGCTCACCTCCTCGGGCGGGACGGTCGCCCCCGAACACGACTGGCTGGTCGATACGATGCTGTCCGGTCCCATCGGCGGCATCTTCGGTGGGGAGTTCCTCGCCGAGGAACTCGACATCGACAACCTCGTCTGCTCGGACGTGGGTGGGACCTCCTTCGACGTGGGACTCATCACCGAGGGCCACTACCCCACCCGGTGGGACCAGAGCCTCGCGCAGTTCATGGTGAACATCCCGATGACGGCGATGGACACCATCGGGTCGGGGACGGGGTCGTACGTCCGCGTCGACCGGACCTCCGAGCGCATCGAGGTCGGCCCCGATTCGGCGGGGTACAAGGTCGGCTACTCGAACATGGACAGCGACGTGGACACGGTGACGGTCACCGACTGCACGCTCGCCCTCGGCTATCTCAACCCCGATTCGTTCCTCGGCGGCGACATCCCGATGGACCGCGAGGTGGCCATCGACGCCATCGACGACCAGATAGCGAGTCCGCTCGACGAGGACCCCATCGAGACGGCCCGCGGCGTCCTCGACATCGTCGAACGCGACATGTCGAACGAACTCCGCGGCCTCATCCTCGGGTTGGGCTACTCCCCGGAGAACTACACGCTGATGAGCTACGGCGGCGGCGGGCCGCTGCACGCCGCCGGCTACAGCCGCGGACTGGAGTTCGAGGACATCCTCATCCCACAGTGGGCGGCGGCGTTTTCGGCGTTCGGCTGTGCGTGTGCCGACTCGGCCTATCGCTACGACCAGTCGGTCGACGAGATACTCCAGCCGGATTTCTCGAACGCCTCTTCGGTGGCGTACTCCATCAACGACACCCTCGAAACCCTCCGCAAACGGGCGGAGACGGCCTTCGACCGCGACGGCGTCGACCCCGAAACCGTCGAGTTCCAGCCGTCGCTTCGCATCCAGTATCTCGGGATGCTCGACGACCTCGAAGTCGACATCGGCGAGGTCTGGGACGACGAGGAAGGCATCGACAGCGAGGGCGTCGAAGACGTCATCGACCGCTACGAGGCGAAGTTCGACCAAGTGTTCCAGCGCGCCGCGAAGTCGCCGGAGAACGGCTATCAGATTACGATGGCCATCGGCGTCGGCGTCGGCCCCTCGGCGAAGCCGACCATCCCCCACGAGGAGTTACGCGGTGAGACGCCACCCGAGGACGCCCACAAGGGCACCCGGGACATCTACTGGGACGACGCCTGGCACGCCGCCGACCTCTGGCAGATGCGCGACATCCAGCCGGGCAACCGCATCGAGGGCCCCTCGGTCATCGAGGCGCCCGCGACGACCATCCTCGTGCCGCCGGGGTATGAGGCACCGCTCGACGAGAACCGAATCTACCACCTACAGGAACAATGA
- a CDS encoding valine--tRNA ligase → MSEVPDSYDPDAAEQKWHEEWADSDVYSYDDDPERPDYIIDTPPPYPTGNLHIGNALGWCYMDFAARYHRLKGDDVLFPQGWDCHGLPTEVKVEENRDIHRTEVSREQFREWCIEHTNDQIGAMKETMGTLGFSQDWNHEYRTMDPDYWGETQRSFVEMAGNGYVYQDEHPVNWCPRCETAIADAEVENEDHEGTLYYITFDGVGNDDIEIATTRPELLAACVSMAVDPDDERYEDRIGDTFEVPLFGQEVELIADDDVDGDFGTGAVMICTFGDKQDVDWWVEHDLDLRPVFTEDGKLNELAGEFEGLAIDEAKDAIATALQKSGHLNDEEPTEQSVGQCWRCDTPIEILSKEQWFVTVNQEEILEKAQAVEWFPEHMYSRLEEWTEGMEWDWVISRQRVFATPIPAWECDDCGHVHIADGEDVPVDPTTEDPAVETCIECGGESWTGETDVMDTWMDSSISPLYVAGWPDADFEPVQLREQGHDIIRTWAFYTILRTAALEDTTPWEEALINGMVFGEDGNKMSKSRDNFVQPEEVVEEYGADAFRQAMALGGQPGSDIQFQWKEVTSASRFQTKVWNITKFASGHVDESTADITDPAYRDADEWILSKCARVADSVAEDMDEYRFDSALREVREFVWHDLADDYLELVKGRLYEGRPGERKAAQHALYTALTASLRMLSPFAPFITEEAWSHLPTDGSVHNADWPELPEGDAETERRGELIAKVAATVRGWKSDEGKPLNADLDRIEVYLDEDLPLDTYDLADTVNGPVYIEQGRPNIELVPVDVDIEHSELGPAFRDQAGAVIGKLEAADPAELQAELETEGHVEFDLGGETVTVGAEMFDIVEEQRSESGEEVVVLEAGEATVLVVE, encoded by the coding sequence ATGAGCGAGGTTCCTGACAGCTACGACCCCGACGCCGCAGAACAGAAGTGGCACGAGGAGTGGGCCGACTCCGACGTGTACAGCTACGACGACGACCCCGAACGCCCCGACTACATCATCGACACGCCGCCGCCGTACCCGACCGGAAATCTCCACATCGGGAACGCACTCGGCTGGTGTTACATGGACTTCGCGGCGCGGTACCACCGCCTGAAAGGCGACGACGTGTTGTTCCCGCAGGGCTGGGACTGCCACGGCCTGCCGACGGAAGTCAAAGTCGAAGAGAACCGCGACATCCACCGCACCGAAGTCTCCCGCGAGCAGTTCCGGGAGTGGTGTATCGAACACACAAACGACCAAATCGGTGCGATGAAGGAGACGATGGGGACGCTCGGGTTCTCACAGGACTGGAACCACGAATACCGGACGATGGACCCCGACTACTGGGGGGAGACCCAGCGCTCGTTCGTCGAAATGGCCGGAAACGGCTACGTGTACCAAGACGAACACCCCGTCAACTGGTGTCCCCGGTGCGAGACAGCCATCGCCGACGCCGAGGTCGAAAACGAAGACCACGAGGGGACGCTGTACTACATCACCTTCGACGGCGTCGGCAACGACGACATCGAAATCGCGACCACCCGCCCCGAACTGCTCGCGGCGTGTGTCTCGATGGCCGTCGACCCCGACGACGAGCGCTACGAAGACCGCATCGGCGACACCTTCGAGGTGCCGCTGTTCGGCCAAGAAGTCGAGCTCATCGCCGACGACGACGTCGACGGCGACTTCGGGACCGGCGCCGTGATGATTTGTACGTTCGGCGACAAACAGGACGTCGACTGGTGGGTCGAACACGACCTCGATTTGCGGCCGGTGTTCACCGAAGACGGTAAACTCAACGAACTCGCCGGCGAGTTCGAGGGGCTGGCCATCGACGAGGCGAAAGACGCCATCGCGACCGCCCTGCAGAAATCCGGCCACCTCAACGACGAAGAGCCGACCGAACAGTCCGTCGGCCAGTGTTGGCGCTGTGATACGCCAATCGAAATCCTCTCGAAAGAGCAGTGGTTCGTCACCGTCAACCAAGAGGAGATTCTGGAGAAGGCCCAGGCCGTCGAGTGGTTCCCCGAGCACATGTACAGTCGACTCGAAGAGTGGACAGAAGGGATGGAGTGGGACTGGGTCATCTCCCGACAGCGCGTCTTCGCGACGCCGATTCCGGCCTGGGAATGTGACGACTGCGGGCACGTCCACATCGCCGACGGCGAGGACGTTCCGGTCGACCCGACGACGGAGGACCCGGCCGTCGAGACCTGTATCGAGTGCGGTGGCGAGTCGTGGACCGGCGAAACCGACGTGATGGACACGTGGATGGATTCGTCGATTTCTCCGCTGTACGTCGCTGGCTGGCCCGACGCCGACTTCGAACCCGTCCAACTGCGCGAGCAGGGCCACGACATCATCCGGACGTGGGCGTTTTACACCATCCTCCGGACGGCCGCCCTCGAGGACACGACTCCGTGGGAGGAGGCCCTCATCAACGGGATGGTGTTCGGCGAGGACGGCAACAAGATGTCCAAATCCCGCGACAACTTCGTCCAACCCGAGGAGGTCGTCGAAGAGTACGGCGCCGACGCCTTCCGGCAGGCGATGGCGCTCGGCGGCCAACCCGGCAGCGACATCCAGTTCCAGTGGAAGGAGGTCACCTCCGCGAGTCGCTTCCAGACGAAGGTCTGGAACATCACGAAGTTCGCCTCCGGCCACGTCGACGAGTCGACGGCGGACATCACCGACCCCGCCTACCGGGACGCCGACGAGTGGATTCTCTCGAAGTGCGCCCGCGTCGCCGACTCGGTCGCCGAGGACATGGACGAATACCGCTTCGACAGCGCCCTGCGTGAGGTCCGGGAGTTCGTCTGGCACGACCTCGCCGACGACTACCTCGAACTCGTGAAGGGCCGACTGTACGAGGGGCGACCCGGCGAGCGGAAGGCCGCCCAACACGCGCTGTACACCGCCTTGACCGCCTCCCTGCGGATGCTCTCGCCCTTTGCGCCGTTCATCACCGAGGAGGCGTGGAGCCATCTCCCGACCGATGGGAGCGTCCACAACGCCGACTGGCCCGAGTTGCCCGAGGGCGACGCCGAAACCGAACGCCGGGGCGAACTCATCGCAAAGGTCGCGGCCACGGTTCGTGGCTGGAAATCCGACGAGGGGAAGCCCCTGAACGCCGACCTCGACCGCATCGAAGTGTACCTCGATGAGGACCTCCCGTTGGACACCTACGACCTCGCGGACACCGTCAACGGCCCCGTCTACATCGAGCAGGGCCGGCCGAACATCGAACTCGTCCCCGTCGACGTGGACATCGAGCACAGCGAACTGGGGCCGGCCTTCCGCGACCAGGCCGGCGCCGTCATCGGAAAACTGGAAGCGGCCGACCCCGCCGAACTGCAGGCCGAACTGGAGACGGAGGGGCACGTCGAGTTCGACCTCGGCGGCGAGACGGTCACCGTCGGCGCCGAGATGTTCGACATCGTCGAGGAGCAGCGCTCCGAGAGCGGCGAGGAGGTCGTCGTCCTCGAAGCAGGGGAAGCGACGGTGTTGGTGGTGGAGTAG
- a CDS encoding histidine phosphatase family protein, with product MTRVVVVRHGETDWNKNGRMQGWAPVPLNERGRQQATAAGEFLASEYDIDRVFSSDSVRTRQTADRLLEGVGEVPIEFEPHWRERDLGVYQGLTYGDVEERFPEFGLGEAAYEASLRIPEGGESLRDVADRVTNRFWSVVDAHDDATLLVVTHGGPIHVLLGYAKGMALEEALGSHHQANCAVNEIRVDDGMAVVRENVTEWER from the coding sequence ATGACACGCGTCGTCGTCGTCCGCCACGGCGAGACCGACTGGAACAAGAACGGCCGGATGCAGGGGTGGGCCCCCGTCCCGCTGAACGAGCGGGGCCGACAGCAGGCCACGGCCGCCGGCGAGTTCCTCGCTTCGGAGTACGACATCGACCGCGTCTTCTCGTCGGATTCGGTTCGGACTCGCCAGACGGCCGACCGCCTGCTGGAGGGCGTCGGCGAGGTACCCATCGAGTTCGAACCACACTGGCGGGAGCGCGATTTGGGCGTGTATCAGGGCCTCACCTACGGCGACGTCGAGGAGCGCTTCCCGGAGTTCGGTCTCGGCGAAGCCGCCTACGAGGCGTCGCTGCGCATCCCCGAAGGCGGCGAATCGTTGCGAGACGTGGCCGACCGCGTGACCAACCGCTTTTGGTCCGTCGTCGACGCCCACGACGACGCGACGCTGTTGGTCGTCACTCACGGCGGGCCGATTCACGTCCTGCTCGGATACGCCAAGGGAATGGCCCTCGAGGAAGCGCTCGGAAGCCACCATCAGGCCAACTGCGCGGTCAACGAGATTCGGGTCGACGACGGGATGGCGGTCGTTCGGGAGAACGTGACGGAGTGGGAGCGCTAG
- the gnd gene encoding phosphogluconate dehydrogenase (NAD(+)-dependent, decarboxylating), whose amino-acid sequence MQLGVIGLGRMGRIVVDRVLEDGHDVVAFDLDDDAVSAAADAGATPADSIEALVSELPEAKRIWLMVPAGDAVDATLDDLDPLLDADDVVVDGGNSHFERSVERAEALDAAYLDCGTSGGPAGAELGFSLMVGGPEWAYEAMVPVFDAVATGPDGHDRMGPSGSGHYVKMVHNGVEYALMQAYGEGFELLSEGRYDLDMESVARTWNNGAVIRSWLLELCEEAFREEGNDLGDVDDHIAGGSTGTWTVQEALEQEIAVPLIYEALGERFDSRAPEEGKFSRRLANRLRYGFGRHEVKRRE is encoded by the coding sequence ATGCAACTGGGCGTCATCGGACTTGGCCGGATGGGCCGTATCGTCGTCGACCGGGTACTCGAAGACGGACACGACGTGGTCGCTTTTGACCTCGACGACGACGCCGTCTCGGCGGCGGCCGATGCCGGAGCAACTCCCGCCGACTCAATCGAAGCGCTCGTCTCGGAACTCCCCGAGGCGAAGCGAATCTGGCTGATGGTGCCCGCAGGCGACGCTGTCGACGCGACGCTCGACGACCTCGACCCGCTGCTCGACGCCGACGACGTGGTCGTCGACGGCGGCAACTCCCACTTCGAGCGCTCCGTCGAGCGCGCCGAAGCACTCGACGCGGCGTATCTCGACTGCGGCACGTCGGGCGGCCCCGCTGGCGCCGAGTTGGGCTTTTCGCTGATGGTCGGCGGCCCCGAGTGGGCCTACGAGGCGATGGTGCCCGTCTTCGACGCCGTCGCCACCGGTCCCGACGGCCACGATCGCATGGGCCCCTCCGGGTCGGGCCACTACGTGAAGATGGTCCACAACGGCGTCGAGTACGCGCTGATGCAGGCCTACGGCGAGGGGTTCGAACTGCTCTCCGAAGGACGGTACGACCTCGATATGGAGTCGGTCGCCCGGACGTGGAACAACGGCGCCGTCATCCGATCGTGGCTGCTGGAACTCTGTGAGGAGGCGTTCCGCGAGGAAGGAAACGACCTGGGCGATGTCGACGACCACATCGCCGGGGGTTCGACTGGGACGTGGACCGTCCAAGAGGCGCTCGAACAGGAAATCGCGGTACCGCTCATCTACGAGGCCCTCGGCGAGCGCTTCGACTCCCGCGCCCCTGAGGAGGGGAAATTCTCCCGGCGTCTCGCCAACCGCCTGCGGTATGGCTTCGGTCGACACGAAGTCAAACGGCGGGAGTGA
- a CDS encoding acetone carboxylase subunit gamma: MATETDRQQVEKLIDGELGWEELRNDVLPDPKDDQRFEVTRRLLQEDVEWDNPILLPLNDHLYVVGSEQGRIVKCDCGHEFCGVEKNWKEHARIRVREDEADHREIYPEYQTPHPDWTFQLREWFCPGCFAQLDVDAVPAGYPVLQNFEPDIDTFYEEWLGEKAPDKR; encoded by the coding sequence ATGGCAACCGAAACCGACAGACAACAGGTCGAAAAGCTCATCGACGGCGAACTCGGCTGGGAGGAGTTGCGCAACGACGTGTTGCCGGACCCGAAGGATGACCAGCGCTTCGAGGTGACCCGACGACTGCTACAGGAGGACGTCGAGTGGGACAACCCCATCCTGCTCCCGCTGAACGACCACCTCTACGTCGTCGGCTCCGAACAGGGCCGCATCGTCAAGTGCGACTGTGGCCACGAGTTCTGCGGCGTCGAGAAGAACTGGAAGGAACACGCACGAATCCGCGTCCGCGAGGACGAGGCAGACCACCGCGAAATCTACCCGGAGTACCAGACGCCACACCCCGACTGGACGTTCCAACTGCGGGAGTGGTTCTGTCCCGGCTGTTTCGCCCAACTCGACGTGGACGCCGTGCCGGCGGGTTATCCCGTCTTACAGAACTTCGAACCCGACATCGACACCTTCTACGAGGAGTGGCTGGGCGAGAAGGCGCCGGATAAGCGCTAG